One genomic window of Bactrocera dorsalis isolate Fly_Bdor chromosome 4, ASM2337382v1, whole genome shotgun sequence includes the following:
- the LOC105232115 gene encoding uncharacterized protein LOC105232115, producing MKFFVFYGAAVVLLAVNACASTSSKAEPRISVAVKPKREAPLSSGYHGPSYKYLPPVPATVGVSAGGYNSYSSHGSSSAGFGVSGSAGLGYDFAHSSAPKVETYIVQTEPAHSVHSSGSNGYSSGSSGSHHYTTHGSASVGGGGYRYSSGAPHFAAGGASLLGHSGVSGGGNYKYHTKARPHVQTLIIPANTLAHGASGDNSVSHSSGFGGAHALHSSSGSFGSGGYQYAPTFGSSLHSSAGGGFGGAHGSAFTGGHANGGAAFGGHSSGSLGAHGAHSVTYNSQQGYNYNGNGGISGAAFALGHSAHGAQLGHGGSGGATVSFSNQDGYSSQEYAHSAPSIPSTSYGVPVGPAVSSYHGAGDAGSAYHSSADETPAYAVGHKGLGHFSFSASKPHALNTNFISSGSSGHSEHSGRAPFKPSTLLGTTYEISGPAAQYLPPTSPGYEYQSHSVLQGGAAGHINEPDSAYLPPVSTPGGSYLPPQH from the exons ATGAAGTTCTTT GTTTTCTACGGCGCCGCCGTGGTGCTATTGGCGGTCAACGCCTGCGCCTCCACTTCATCAAAAGCTGAGCCGCGCATTAGTGTCGCAGTAAAGCCGAAACGTGAAGCGCCTCTTTCCAGCGGCTATCATGGTCCCTCCTACAAGTACTTGCCGCCAGTACCTGCCACAGTCGGCGTCAGCGCCGGCGGCTACAATAGTTACAGCAGTCATGGCAGCAGTTCAGCTGGTTTCGGTGTGAGCGGTAGCGCTGGCTTAGGTTATGACTTTGCGCACTCGAGCGCGCCTAAAGTTGAGACCTACATTGTGCAGACAGAGCCCGCGCATAGCGTAcacagcagcggcagcaacgGCTACAGTAGTGGCAGCAGCGGCAGTCATCACTATACTACACATGGTAGCGCGAGCGTCGGTGGTGGTGGATATCGTTACAGCAGCGGCGCGCCACACTTCGCTGCTGGTGGTGCATCCTTGCTGGGTCATAGTGGCGTTAGCGGCGGCGGCAACTACAAGTACCACACCAAAGCGCGTCCACATGTGCAAACATTGATAATACCGGCCAACACATTAGCGCATGGCGCAAGTGGCGACAACAGCGTCAGTCATAGCAGTGGTTTTGGCGGTGCGCACGCATTGCATTCCAGCAGTGGCAGTTTTGGCAGCGGTGGCTATCAGTACGCACCTACTTTTGGCAGCTCATTGCATTCATCTGCGGGCGGTGGTTTTGGTGGCGCGCATGGCTCCGCTTTTACTGGCGGTCATGCTAATGGTGGCGCCGCTTTCGGTGGTCACTCGAGCGGCAGTCTGGGCGCACATGGCGCCCATTCAGTTACTTACAATTCACAGCAAGGTTACAATTATAACGGTAATGGTGGTATTAGCGGCGCCGCATTTGCTTTGGGACACAGCGCACATGGTGCTCAACTTGGTCATGGCGGTAGTGGCGGCGCTACAGTTTCGTTTAGCAATCAGGATGGTTATAGTAGCCAAGAATATGCGCATAGTGCGCCCAGCATACCATCGACAAGTTATGGCGTACCAGTTGGTCCAGCAGTGTCGTCATATCACGGCGCCGGTGATGCAGGCAGCGCATATCATAGCAGCGCCGACGAAACACCCGCCTATGCGGTGGGCCATAAGGGATTGGGACATTTTAGCTTCAGCGCCAGCAAACCGCATGCTTTGAATACCAATTTTATCTCTTCCGGCAGTTCCGGTCACAGCGAACACAGTGGAAGAGCACCATTTAAGCCATCCACCCTATTGGGCACCACTTATGAGATCTCCGGTCCAGCCGCTCAATATTTGCCACCTACCTCACCTGGTTACGAGTATCAATCGCATTCTGTGCTGCAAGGCGGTGCAGCCGGGCATATAAATGAACCGGATTCGGCTTACTTGCCACCTGTTTCAACACCTGGCGGTAGCTATTTGCCGCCTCAACATTAA